A stretch of the Candidatus Edwardsbacteria bacterium genome encodes the following:
- a CDS encoding SIS domain-containing protein — protein MKNINITLAQLRREMLKSAQALIDTAENSAADIIKAADIIAGAFKKGKKLLICGNGGSAADSQHIAAELVVRFLKERKALPAIALTTDSSIITSEANDHSFDTVFSRQVEALGKKGDVLLAITTSGRSPNVIEAAKAAKKMGLVVVGLTGPASGTLGKYCRVCIKAAGDKTFRIQESMLMAEHAICDLVEKDFVK, from the coding sequence ATGAAAAATATAAATATCACCTTGGCTCAATTGCGGCGGGAAATGCTGAAAAGCGCCCAGGCCCTTATCGATACGGCGGAAAATTCAGCGGCTGATATAATCAAAGCGGCCGATATTATTGCCGGCGCGTTTAAAAAAGGCAAAAAACTTTTAATCTGCGGGAACGGGGGAAGCGCCGCCGACAGCCAACATATTGCGGCCGAGCTGGTGGTCCGCTTTCTTAAGGAAAGGAAGGCCCTGCCAGCCATCGCCCTGACCACCGATTCCTCGATCATCACCTCCGAGGCAAACGACCATAGCTTCGACACGGTTTTTTCCCGCCAAGTGGAAGCCTTGGGCAAAAAAGGGGATGTACTGTTGGCCATCACCACCAGCGGGAGGTCGCCCAATGTTATCGAAGCGGCTAAAGCCGCTAAGAAAATGGGGCTGGTTGTTGTCGGGCTGACCGGCCCGGCTTCCGGCACCTTGGGGAAATATTGCCGGGTATGCATAAAGGCTGCGGGAGATAAAACATTCCGAATCCAGGAATCCATGCTGATGGCCGAGCACGCCATCTGCGATCTGGTGGAAAAGGATTTTGTAAAATAA
- the rfbD gene encoding dTDP-4-dehydrorhamnose reductase produces MKILVTGAKGMLGTDLCLELAGDHQVTGIDIQDIDITSEEAIKKIIGYHPEFIIHCAAMTNVDGCEKDPDTAYAVNGLGTKNVVLACRQLDIPVLYISTDFVFDGAKGEPYCEWDQPNPLGHYGRSKLEGENHVRELLKKFYIVRTSWLYGKQGRNFVSTILAKARETGTIKVVNDQVGSPTYARDLCRAIARLISSNKYGTYHLSNSGACSWFDFAKRAVELSGTKAEVLSISSSDYPTPTKRPAFSVLRNFCWERTFGETLRPWEEGLKDYLKETGYIK; encoded by the coding sequence ATGAAGATTTTAGTCACCGGAGCCAAGGGGATGCTGGGCACCGACCTGTGCCTTGAGCTGGCTGGCGATCATCAGGTGACGGGCATCGATATCCAGGATATTGATATTACCAGTGAAGAGGCCATTAAAAAAATCATTGGATATCATCCGGAATTTATCATCCATTGCGCCGCCATGACCAATGTTGACGGTTGCGAGAAGGATCCCGATACCGCTTATGCCGTCAACGGTCTGGGGACTAAAAATGTGGTTCTGGCCTGCCGGCAGCTTGATATTCCCGTGCTGTACATCAGCACCGATTTCGTGTTTGACGGCGCCAAGGGCGAACCCTATTGCGAATGGGACCAGCCAAACCCGCTGGGACATTATGGAAGGTCCAAGCTGGAGGGCGAGAATCACGTCAGAGAACTGTTGAAAAAATTCTACATCGTCCGCACTTCCTGGCTGTACGGGAAACAGGGCAGGAATTTCGTCAGCACCATACTGGCCAAGGCCCGGGAGACCGGAACGATAAAAGTGGTCAATGACCAGGTGGGGTCGCCCACCTATGCCAGAGACCTTTGCCGGGCCATCGCCAGGCTGATCTCCAGCAATAAATACGGCACCTATCATCTGTCAAACTCCGGCGCCTGCAGTTGGTTCGATTTTGCCAAAAGGGCAGTGGAACTTTCCGGGACTAAAGCCGAGGTTCTGTCTATTTCTTCGTCCGATTATCCCACCCCCACCAAGCGCCCGGCCTTTTCTGTTTTACGAAATTTTTGCTGGGAGAGGACCTTCGGGGAAACATTAAGGCCCTGGGAGGAAGGTTTAAAGGATTATCTCAAGGAAACTGGGTATATCAAATAA